The Fusobacterium sp. JB019 genome has a segment encoding these proteins:
- a CDS encoding AI-2E family transporter: protein MKIKKLMPIFLLGVFIVIVQTLFQNTSSLTNIFGITINYIRPFIYAIFIAIIIDPMVEFIEKKLKLSKTISLFISVLIIVILFIGVIFLIVPSIIDSFKEISNQMPMFQRKFIDYLERLLAFLKEKNLLIMNINEVENTIEDFFIKNISNIKDFLLSFGLNIIDLIMETFIFLLGGFIAMYFILEKFYFIDFIKKILFLIFDKEKSEKGFIFLIQCKNIFLKYLQGRTIVSVAVGVIAYIVMVIFDVPYASINAVMLGVGNMIPYFGSLVAGTIAFILVVLIDPIKVFYVFLAIFIAQMADGYVIGPKILGESVGLSSFWIIASIIVMGNVMGTLGMFLGVPLFAILKLIYTNLMKKKEKQVNLYTEED, encoded by the coding sequence ATGAAAATAAAAAAATTAATGCCTATTTTTTTACTTGGAGTTTTTATTGTAATCGTTCAAACATTATTTCAAAATACTTCATCTTTAACTAATATTTTTGGAATTACAATAAATTACATAAGACCTTTTATTTACGCAATTTTTATTGCAATAATTATAGATCCTATGGTAGAATTTATAGAGAAAAAATTGAAACTTTCAAAAACTATTTCTCTTTTTATTTCTGTACTTATTATTGTAATCTTATTCATAGGAGTAATATTTTTAATAGTACCTAGTATCATTGATAGTTTTAAAGAAATTTCTAATCAAATGCCTATGTTCCAAAGAAAATTTATAGATTATCTTGAAAGACTTTTGGCATTTTTAAAAGAAAAAAATCTTTTAATTATGAATATTAATGAAGTAGAAAATACTATTGAAGATTTTTTCATTAAAAATATATCTAACATTAAAGATTTTTTATTATCCTTTGGTTTAAATATAATTGATTTAATTATGGAAACTTTTATATTTTTACTTGGAGGATTTATTGCTATGTACTTTATTCTTGAAAAATTTTATTTTATAGACTTTATTAAAAAAATTCTTTTCTTAATATTTGATAAAGAAAAATCTGAAAAGGGTTTTATTTTCTTAATACAGTGTAAAAATATATTTTTAAAGTATTTACAAGGTCGTACTATTGTTTCAGTTGCTGTAGGAGTTATTGCCTATATTGTTATGGTTATTTTTGATGTTCCTTATGCTTCGATCAATGCTGTTATGCTAGGAGTAGGAAATATGATTCCTTATTTTGGATCTTTAGTAGCTGGAACTATTGCTTTTATTTTAGTAGTCTTAATTGATCCAATCAAAGTTTTTTATGTCTTTTTAGCTATCTTTATAGCTCAAATGGCAGATGGTTATGTTATTGGCCCTAAAATATTAGGAGAAAGTGTTGGACTTAGTTCATTTTGGATTATAGCTTCTATTATTGTTATGGGAAATGTTATGGGAACTTTAGGAATGTTCTTAGGGGTTCCTTTATTTGCGATTTTAAAATTAATTTATACAAATTTAATGAAGAAAAAAGAAAAACAAGTTAATTTATATACCGAGGAGGATTAA
- a CDS encoding peptidylprolyl isomerase, translating into MSNIIKYMSTFLGILVVFLLAKTFYIKLKGGSNKININTEVKLMKNVHLSAKIITDKGEININLFPEAAPFTVLNFVHLSKIGYYDNLKFHRVIPDFMIQGGDPEGTGAGGPGYQFGDEFKEGIVFDKPGLLAMANAGKNTNGSQFFITHVETPWLNYKHTIFGEVVSEEDQKIVNLVKQGDVIKTIEIIGNTDSLYTDDVKETVEQINSALKGRFPNLKY; encoded by the coding sequence ATGAGTAATATTATAAAATACATGTCCACTTTTTTAGGTATACTTGTGGTATTTTTACTTGCTAAAACATTTTACATCAAACTAAAAGGTGGAAGTAATAAAATAAATATTAATACGGAGGTTAAATTAATGAAAAATGTTCATTTAAGCGCAAAAATTATAACTGATAAAGGGGAAATAAATATTAACTTATTCCCTGAAGCTGCTCCTTTTACTGTTTTAAACTTTGTACATTTATCAAAAATTGGGTACTATGATAATTTAAAGTTTCATAGAGTTATTCCTGATTTCATGATTCAAGGAGGAGACCCTGAAGGAACTGGTGCTGGAGGACCTGGTTACCAATTTGGTGATGAATTTAAAGAAGGAATTGTTTTTGATAAACCTGGACTTTTAGCTATGGCTAATGCTGGAAAAAATACTAACGGTTCTCAATTCTTCATAACTCACGTGGAAACTCCATGGCTTAACTATAAGCATACTATCTTTGGAGAAGTTGTTAGTGAAGAAGATCAAAAAATTGTAAACTTAGTTAAACAAGGAGACGTTATTAAAACAATAGAAATAATCGGAAATACTGATTCTCTTTATACAGATGATGTAAAAGAAACTGTTGAACAAATTAACTCTGCTTTAAAAGGAAGATTTCCTAACTTAAAATATTAA
- a CDS encoding class I SAM-dependent RNA methyltransferase, translated as MKEYTIIASSTMGLESIVRDECKELGFKEIQTFNGKVEFKGTLKDVVKANLYLRCADRVFIKMGEFKAFTFEELFQHVKKINWSEFIEKDGEFPISWVSSVKCTLFSKSDIQRICKKAMVENLKDVYHIDYFPETGAKFRIKIQGNKDIFNIMIDTSGEGLHRRGYRNLINEAPLKETMAAALVRLTRWKGGERAFIDPMCGTGTIAIEAAMIARNIAPGANRNFAGEEWKIIPRDLWINARDEAFSNEDLDKEVRIYASDIDPETIKIAIENAEKAGVEDDILFETKNFLELEAPTEKGCIVSNPPYGERLLNDEKVERLYGLLGDVCLRRFPKWSYYIITSYKNFQESFGKKATKNRKLYNGGIECHYYQYYGVK; from the coding sequence ATGAAAGAATATACAATAATTGCATCATCTACAATGGGACTTGAAAGCATTGTAAGAGATGAATGTAAGGAGTTAGGTTTCAAAGAAATTCAAACTTTTAATGGAAAAGTTGAATTCAAAGGAACTTTAAAAGACGTTGTAAAAGCTAATCTTTATTTAAGATGTGCTGATAGAGTATTTATAAAAATGGGTGAGTTTAAAGCCTTTACTTTTGAAGAATTATTTCAACATGTAAAAAAAATAAACTGGAGTGAGTTCATTGAAAAAGACGGAGAATTTCCTATTAGTTGGGTAAGCTCTGTTAAATGTACATTATTTTCTAAATCAGATATTCAAAGAATATGTAAAAAAGCTATGGTTGAAAACTTAAAAGATGTCTATCATATTGACTACTTTCCTGAAACTGGAGCTAAATTTAGAATAAAAATTCAAGGAAACAAAGATATTTTTAATATTATGATTGATACATCAGGAGAAGGACTTCATAGAAGAGGTTATAGAAATTTAATAAATGAAGCTCCTTTAAAAGAAACTATGGCTGCTGCTCTTGTTAGATTAACAAGATGGAAGGGTGGAGAAAGAGCATTTATAGATCCAATGTGTGGTACAGGAACTATTGCCATTGAAGCTGCTATGATTGCTAGAAATATTGCTCCTGGAGCAAATAGAAATTTTGCTGGAGAAGAATGGAAAATTATCCCAAGAGATTTATGGATTAATGCTAGAGATGAAGCTTTTTCAAATGAAGATTTAGATAAAGAAGTTCGAATCTATGCTTCTGATATAGATCCAGAAACTATCAAAATTGCTATCGAAAATGCTGAAAAAGCTGGAGTTGAAGATGATATTCTTTTTGAAACTAAAAACTTCCTAGAACTAGAAGCTCCTACTGAAAAAGGTTGTATTGTTTCTAATCCTCCTTATGGAGAAAGACTTCTAAACGATGAAAAAGTAGAAAGATTATACGGACTTCTTGGAGATGTTTGTCTTAGAAGATTCCCTAAATGGTCTTATTATATAATTACATCTTATAAAAATTTCCAAGAATCTTTTGGGAAAAAAGCTACTAAAAATAGAAAACTTTATAATGGTGGAATCGAATGCCATTATTATCAATATTATGGAGTGAAATAA
- a CDS encoding cupin domain-containing protein, which translates to MNGLKNLPIKNPKKLKELIHYEKKQVISMSLSDSDHSNIMLFSFADGEILEEEKYSSNTLYLSVEGEVIIKQKDKTQILKEGELLMILANNFHEISGKGSFKLLQINI; encoded by the coding sequence ATGAATGGACTTAAAAATTTACCAATAAAAAATCCTAAAAAATTAAAAGAATTAATTCATTATGAAAAAAAACAAGTTATTAGTATGTCTCTTTCTGATAGTGATCATTCCAACATTATGCTTTTTAGTTTTGCAGATGGGGAAATTCTAGAAGAAGAAAAATATTCTTCTAACACCTTATATCTATCAGTTGAAGGTGAAGTAATTATAAAGCAAAAAGATAAAACACAAATCTTAAAAGAAGGAGAACTTTTAATGATTCTTGCAAACAATTTTCATGAAATTAGTGGAAAAGGATCTTTTAAACTTTTACAAATAAATATTTAA
- a CDS encoding phosphatidylserine decarboxylase, with translation MKFEKIKYKNRITDEILTEEVPGEHFLKFLYYNPFGKLALNLVVKRKFLSSLYGKKMDSKKSVNLIKEFVENYNINMNESIKQVDEFNSFNDFFIRKLKPEARKIDFSKNTLVSPSDGKIFALERINDSSKFFLKGDEFSLGEFFKDDKLAKKYFSGTMLIIRLAPVDYHRYHFPCDGKILPSKLIKGNYFSVSPHAIRQNFRIFCENKREFSILKSKNFGDICIAEIGATMVGGIVQSYKSNSLVKKGDEKGYFYFGGSTVILLIEKNKVIIDEDILENSKKGLETQIKMGEKIGINI, from the coding sequence ATGAAATTTGAAAAAATAAAATACAAAAACAGAATAACTGATGAGATATTAACTGAAGAAGTTCCTGGGGAACACTTTCTTAAGTTTTTATACTACAATCCATTTGGAAAGTTAGCTTTAAACTTAGTTGTTAAAAGAAAGTTTTTGTCTAGTTTATATGGTAAAAAAATGGACTCAAAGAAATCAGTTAATTTAATAAAAGAGTTTGTAGAAAATTATAATATAAACATGAATGAATCTATTAAACAAGTTGATGAATTTAATTCCTTTAATGATTTTTTTATTAGAAAATTAAAACCAGAAGCTAGAAAAATTGATTTTTCTAAAAATACTTTAGTTAGTCCTTCTGATGGTAAAATTTTTGCCTTAGAACGTATAAATGATAGTTCTAAATTTTTCCTAAAGGGAGATGAATTTAGTTTAGGTGAATTTTTTAAAGATGACAAACTTGCTAAAAAATATTTCAGCGGAACTATGCTTATAATTAGACTAGCTCCTGTTGATTATCATAGATATCATTTCCCATGTGATGGTAAAATTTTACCTAGCAAATTAATCAAAGGAAACTATTTTTCTGTTTCTCCCCATGCAATAAGACAAAATTTTAGAATATTTTGTGAAAATAAAAGAGAATTTTCTATCTTAAAATCTAAAAATTTCGGAGATATTTGCATAGCTGAAATTGGAGCTACTATGGTTGGAGGAATAGTTCAATCTTATAAATCTAATTCTCTAGTTAAAAAAGGAGATGAAAAAGGTTATTTCTATTTTGGAGGTTCTACAGTTATTCTTTTAATTGAAAAAAATAAAGTTATTATTGATGAAGATATCCTAGAAAATAGTAAAAAAGGACTTGAAACTCAAATTAAAATGGGTGAAAAAATAGGAATTAATATTTAG
- a CDS encoding uracil-DNA glycosylase, whose protein sequence is MNLQNLKEQCMKCHKCNLSKTRNKMVFGNGNPNAKIMFIGEGPGKQEDLSGRVFVGEAGHLLDKMLKAIDLKREDIYIANIVKCHPPKNRDPFPEEKEACIEYLRNQVRIIKPKILVCLGRVAATRIINPNFRITREHGQWIKRGDFWIIGTYHPAALLYDPSKKRDSWEDLKKIREKLDSLI, encoded by the coding sequence ATGAACTTACAAAACTTAAAAGAACAATGTATGAAATGCCATAAGTGTAATTTATCTAAAACTAGAAATAAAATGGTTTTTGGAAACGGTAACCCTAATGCTAAAATTATGTTTATAGGAGAAGGTCCTGGAAAACAAGAGGATTTATCAGGAAGAGTTTTTGTTGGGGAGGCAGGTCATCTTTTAGATAAAATGTTAAAAGCAATTGATTTAAAAAGAGAGGATATTTATATAGCAAATATAGTAAAATGTCATCCTCCTAAAAATAGAGATCCATTTCCTGAAGAAAAAGAAGCTTGTATTGAATACCTTCGTAATCAGGTTAGAATTATTAAACCTAAAATTTTAGTTTGTTTAGGAAGAGTTGCAGCTACAAGAATAATCAATCCAAACTTTAGAATAACAAGAGAACATGGTCAATGGATTAAAAGAGGAGATTTTTGGATAATAGGAACTTATCATCCAGCAGCTCTTTTATATGATCCTAGTAAAAAAAGAGATTCATGGGAAGATTTAAAAAAAATAAGAGAAAAATTAGATAGTTTAATATAA
- a CDS encoding formate--tetrahydrofolate ligase, which produces MKTDIQIAQEANILNINEIAKKAGIPEEKYDQYGKYKAKIDLSLLKDLESKKDGNLVLVTAITPTPAGEGKSTVSVGLTQALNKLGYSSMAALREPSLGPVFGIKGGATGGGYSQVIPMEDINLHFTGDLHAIGVAHNLVSAIIDNHLKFGNELNIDITKITWKRVVDMNDRALRNTVIGLGGKASGIPRENSYQITVASEIMASLCLANSLKDLKERIGRIIFAYDVNGKPLTISQLKITGAVAALLKEAIKPNLVQTLENTPVLIHGGPFANIAHGCNSVLATKMALKLSDYAITEAGFAADLGAEKFLDIKCRQANLSPKCVVLVATVRALKHHGGAKDLGVEDLEALSKGLENLDKHIENMKKYNLPVVVAMNRFLSDTEEEFKLIIERCEKHNVKVALCDVWEKGGQGGEALAKLVVSEIENNKEEYSPIYDLEKTPAEKIETIVKEIYGGDGVEFSLKAKKTLKLIEENGYNNLPICVSKTQKSISDNAKLLGRPKDFTVTINEVKIAAGAGFIIAMAGNIIDMPGLPKKPAAELIDIDDDGKITGLF; this is translated from the coding sequence GTGAAGACAGATATACAAATAGCTCAAGAAGCAAATATTTTAAATATTAATGAAATTGCGAAAAAGGCAGGTATACCAGAAGAAAAGTACGATCAATATGGGAAATATAAGGCTAAGATAGATTTAAGTTTATTGAAAGATTTAGAAAGTAAAAAGGATGGTAACTTAGTTTTAGTTACTGCGATAACTCCAACACCAGCTGGAGAAGGGAAATCAACAGTAAGTGTTGGTCTTACTCAAGCTTTGAATAAACTAGGATATAGTTCAATGGCAGCTTTAAGAGAACCTTCTTTAGGACCTGTTTTTGGAATAAAAGGAGGAGCAACTGGTGGAGGTTATTCTCAAGTTATTCCAATGGAAGATATAAACTTACATTTTACAGGGGATCTTCATGCTATTGGAGTTGCTCATAACTTAGTATCAGCAATAATAGATAATCATTTAAAATTTGGAAATGAATTAAATATAGATATAACTAAGATAACTTGGAAAAGAGTAGTGGATATGAATGATAGAGCTCTTAGAAATACTGTAATAGGTCTTGGAGGAAAAGCTTCAGGAATTCCTAGAGAAAATTCATATCAAATAACTGTTGCATCAGAAATTATGGCTTCTCTTTGTTTAGCTAATTCGTTAAAAGACTTAAAAGAAAGAATAGGAAGAATAATATTTGCCTATGATGTAAATGGAAAACCTTTAACTATTTCTCAATTAAAAATAACTGGAGCAGTAGCTGCACTTTTAAAAGAAGCTATAAAACCAAATTTAGTTCAAACTTTAGAAAATACTCCTGTTTTAATTCATGGAGGACCATTTGCTAATATTGCTCATGGATGTAATTCAGTTTTAGCTACTAAAATGGCATTAAAATTAAGTGATTATGCTATAACAGAAGCAGGTTTTGCAGCAGATTTAGGTGCTGAAAAATTCTTAGATATAAAATGTAGACAAGCAAACTTATCACCTAAATGTGTAGTTTTAGTTGCAACAGTAAGAGCATTAAAACATCACGGTGGAGCTAAAGACTTAGGAGTTGAGGATTTAGAAGCTTTATCAAAGGGATTAGAAAATTTAGACAAACATATAGAAAATATGAAAAAATATAATCTACCAGTTGTTGTTGCAATGAATAGATTTTTAAGTGATACAGAAGAAGAGTTTAAATTAATAATAGAAAGATGTGAAAAACATAATGTTAAGGTTGCTTTATGCGACGTATGGGAAAAAGGTGGACAAGGAGGAGAAGCTTTAGCTAAATTAGTTGTTTCTGAAATAGAAAATAATAAAGAAGAATATTCTCCTATATATGATTTAGAAAAAACTCCAGCAGAAAAAATAGAAACTATAGTTAAAGAAATTTATGGTGGAGATGGAGTTGAATTTTCATTAAAAGCTAAAAAGACACTTAAATTAATAGAGGAAAATGGATATAATAATCTTCCAATTTGTGTGTCTAAGACTCAAAAATCTATATCAGATAATGCTAAATTATTAGGAAGACCTAAAGATTTTACAGTAACTATTAATGAAGTTAAAATAGCTGCAGGAGCAGGATTTATAATTGCAATGGCAGGAAACATAATCGATATGCCAGGATTACCTAAAAAACCAGCTGCAGAATTAATTGATATTGATGATGATGGAAAGATTACAGGATTATTTTAA
- the glmS gene encoding glutamine--fructose-6-phosphate transaminase (isomerizing) has product MCGIVGYVGNDEKAVEVILEGLSKLEYRGYDSAGLAVVEDGQIFIEKKSGKLSNLADALENDHHHSKVGIGHTRWATHGVPTDNNAHPHLSNDGKVAVVHNGIIENFASLKEELIEKGYIFHSDTDTEVVAQLFSELYTGDLVETFYKLKERIRGSYAFGIIHKDHPGKIICARKESPLIIGLSKEKNFIASDVPAILKYTRDVMFLDNGEAALLEEGKVTVYNDKKEVIDKEITKIEWDMEQATKNGYPHFMIKEIEEQPAAVEKTLSSYIDIEGKINFGKSFENIDFDKIKEIHIVACGTAYYAGLQGSYFFKKINGLKTYIDIASEYRYNDPFVDENTLAIFLSQSGETLDTLMAMKLAKEKGATTLAVTNVLGSTISREADEVIYTLAGAEIAVASTKAYTTQAVTMYLMSLYFAMNSGKINNEECQKYLDDAYKLSENIGRVLETKEKIKAIAEKIKDRKNGFYLGRGIDDKIAKEGSLKMKEVSYVHTESFPAGELKHGPIALIEDGTMVVVVSTQDKMVEKVASNIKEVRARGAYVIAITKKDHKEVIDVADDVITIDDNGELLTPELAAIPMQLLAYYTAVGKGLDVDKPRNLAKSVTVE; this is encoded by the coding sequence ATGTGTGGTATAGTAGGATATGTAGGAAATGATGAAAAAGCAGTAGAGGTAATTTTAGAAGGACTTAGTAAATTAGAATATAGAGGTTATGATTCTGCAGGATTAGCTGTAGTTGAAGACGGACAAATATTTATAGAAAAGAAAAGTGGAAAATTATCAAATTTAGCAGATGCTTTAGAAAATGATCATCATCATTCAAAAGTTGGAATAGGTCATACAAGATGGGCTACTCACGGAGTACCAACTGATAACAATGCTCATCCTCATTTAAGTAATGATGGAAAAGTTGCAGTTGTTCATAATGGAATTATAGAAAATTTTGCTTCATTAAAAGAAGAATTAATAGAAAAAGGGTATATTTTCCATTCAGATACAGATACAGAAGTTGTAGCACAATTATTTTCAGAACTTTATACTGGAGATTTAGTTGAGACTTTTTATAAATTAAAGGAAAGAATAAGAGGATCTTATGCATTTGGAATAATTCATAAGGATCACCCTGGAAAAATAATATGTGCAAGAAAAGAAAGTCCTTTAATAATAGGATTATCAAAGGAAAAGAATTTTATTGCTTCAGATGTTCCAGCAATATTAAAATATACTAGAGATGTTATGTTTTTAGATAATGGTGAAGCAGCTTTATTAGAAGAAGGAAAAGTAACAGTTTATAATGATAAAAAAGAAGTTATAGATAAAGAAATAACAAAAATTGAATGGGATATGGAACAAGCAACTAAAAATGGATATCCACATTTTATGATAAAGGAAATAGAAGAGCAGCCAGCTGCAGTTGAAAAAACTTTATCTTCATATATTGACATTGAAGGAAAGATTAATTTTGGAAAATCTTTTGAAAATATAGATTTTGATAAAATAAAAGAAATACATATAGTTGCTTGTGGAACTGCTTATTATGCAGGACTTCAAGGATCATATTTCTTTAAAAAGATAAATGGACTTAAAACATATATAGATATAGCTTCTGAATATAGATATAACGATCCATTTGTAGATGAAAATACACTAGCAATATTCTTAAGTCAATCAGGAGAAACTTTAGATACCCTTATGGCGATGAAGCTAGCTAAAGAAAAAGGAGCAACAACTCTAGCAGTTACAAATGTTTTAGGATCTACAATTTCAAGAGAAGCTGATGAGGTTATATATACATTAGCAGGAGCAGAAATTGCAGTTGCATCAACTAAGGCTTATACTACTCAAGCAGTAACAATGTACTTAATGTCTTTATATTTTGCCATGAATTCAGGAAAAATTAATAATGAGGAATGTCAAAAATATTTAGATGATGCATATAAATTATCAGAAAATATAGGAAGAGTATTAGAAACAAAGGAAAAAATAAAAGCTATAGCTGAAAAAATAAAAGATAGAAAAAATGGATTCTATTTAGGAAGAGGAATTGATGATAAAATAGCTAAAGAAGGATCTTTAAAAATGAAAGAAGTTAGTTATGTTCATACAGAATCTTTCCCTGCAGGGGAACTAAAACATGGACCGATTGCTCTAATAGAAGATGGAACTATGGTTGTAGTTGTATCTACTCAAGATAAAATGGTTGAAAAAGTAGCTTCAAATATAAAAGAAGTAAGAGCTAGAGGAGCATATGTAATTGCTATAACAAAAAAAGATCATAAAGAGGTTATTGATGTTGCAGACGATGTGATTACAATAGATGATAACGGAGAATTATTAACTCCAGAATTAGCAGCAATTCCAATGCAATTATTAGCTTATTATACAGCAGTAGGAAAAGGATTAGATGTAGATAAACCTAGAAACTTAGCTAAATCAGTTACAGTTGAATAA
- a CDS encoding deoxyribodipyrimidine photo-lyase encodes MIKIIKENKDMDKGYIVYWMQESQRANDNYALEYSIGLANEYKVPIYVFFNYIKNYPQAQKRHFDFMLQGLLDVKKNLLKRGIELIILDGNLEKNIKKVCKGARYLVWDKGYLKLQKSQRENLSKIIDCNIVEIEDNLLIPIEEVSKKEEYSARTLRLKYSKLLNEINSEFFYKKYNHEFQALKGIKNKADEILPKKKILLDGNFIGGEEEAIKRLDYFIKENLKNYDKSSPENEYSSKLSPYLHFGQISPRNIYNKIKKIKNYEEQKNIFLEELLIRRELAFNFVYYNDNYDNWLGITYNWAYDTLEKHLNDEREFLYSLDELENFKTHDIYWNAAQKEMVYTGFMNNYMRMYWGKKIIEWSKSPREAYENMLYLNNKYFYDGRDPNSYTGVAWCFGKHDRAWKERSIFGKIRYMNSNGLNRKFNMDLYISRINNILKLREEK; translated from the coding sequence ATGATAAAAATAATAAAAGAAAATAAAGACATGGATAAAGGTTATATTGTTTATTGGATGCAAGAATCTCAGAGAGCTAATGATAATTATGCTCTAGAATATTCTATAGGATTAGCAAATGAATATAAGGTACCTATCTATGTTTTTTTTAATTATATTAAAAATTATCCACAAGCTCAAAAAAGACATTTTGATTTTATGCTTCAAGGCTTATTAGATGTAAAAAAAAATTTATTAAAAAGAGGAATAGAATTAATTATATTAGATGGAAATTTAGAAAAAAATATAAAAAAGGTATGTAAAGGTGCAAGATATCTAGTTTGGGATAAGGGTTATTTAAAACTTCAAAAATCTCAAAGGGAAAACTTAAGTAAAATTATAGATTGCAATATTGTAGAAATTGAAGATAATCTTTTAATTCCAATAGAAGAAGTATCTAAAAAAGAAGAGTATAGTGCAAGGACTCTAAGATTAAAATATAGTAAATTATTAAATGAAATAAATAGTGAATTTTTTTATAAAAAATATAATCATGAATTTCAGGCTTTAAAAGGAATAAAAAATAAAGCTGATGAAATATTACCAAAGAAAAAAATATTATTAGATGGTAATTTTATTGGAGGAGAAGAGGAAGCTATAAAAAGATTAGATTATTTTATAAAAGAGAATTTAAAAAATTATGATAAATCTTCCCCAGAAAATGAATATTCTTCAAAGTTATCACCGTATTTACATTTTGGTCAAATTTCTCCAAGAAATATATATAATAAAATAAAAAAAATTAAAAATTATGAGGAACAAAAAAATATTTTCTTAGAAGAGCTATTAATAAGAAGAGAATTAGCTTTTAATTTTGTATATTATAATGATAATTATGACAATTGGTTAGGAATAACTTATAATTGGGCCTATGATACTTTAGAAAAACATTTAAATGATGAAAGAGAGTTCTTATATTCTTTAGATGAGCTTGAAAATTTTAAAACTCATGATATATATTGGAATGCAGCTCAAAAAGAGATGGTTTATACTGGCTTTATGAATAATTATATGAGAATGTATTGGGGAAAAAAAATAATAGAATGGAGCAAATCTCCTAGAGAAGCTTATGAAAATATGCTATACTTAAATAATAAATACTTTTATGATGGAAGGGATCCTAATTCTTATACAGGAGTAGCTTGGTGTTTTGGAAAGCATGATAGGGCCTGGAAGGAAAGAAGTATATTTGGAAAAATTAGATATATGAATTCAAATGGTTTAAATAGAAAGTTTAATATGGATTTATATATTTCTAGAATAAATAATATTTTAAAGCTTAGGGAGGAAAAATGA
- a CDS encoding cupin domain-containing protein, producing the protein MGLVKNLEKGKAFEINNLIKYSEGKVASLNLVQKSGLNLTVISFDKGEGLSAHTASGDAIALILEGEAKITIDGVVNIVREGEGILMPAGLPHSLKALTKFKMWLTVVKE; encoded by the coding sequence ATGGGATTAGTAAAGAATTTAGAAAAAGGAAAAGCTTTTGAAATAAATAATTTAATAAAATATAGTGAGGGTAAAGTAGCAAGTTTAAACTTAGTACAAAAATCAGGATTAAACTTAACTGTTATTTCCTTTGATAAAGGAGAAGGACTTAGTGCTCATACTGCTTCTGGAGATGCAATAGCTTTAATCTTAGAAGGAGAAGCTAAGATAACAATAGATGGAGTGGTTAACATAGTAAGAGAAGGAGAAGGAATTCTTATGCCTGCTGGATTGCCACATTCATTAAAAGCTTTAACAAAATTTAAAATGTGGTTAACTGTTGTTAAAGAATAA
- a CDS encoding NusG domain II-containing protein — MRRKPCYFKKFDLIIYLLIISIFSFGINYALSLEVKKGNKVEIYVNNDLKYVYPLQKNKKTYFINTDLGGVDVEFIDMKVRVTSSNSPLKICVKQGFISKSGQTIIGIPDKLLLKITGESEEELDGIAR, encoded by the coding sequence ATGAGAAGAAAACCTTGCTATTTTAAAAAATTTGATTTAATTATATATTTATTGATTATTTCTATTTTTTCTTTTGGAATTAATTATGCTCTTTCTTTAGAAGTTAAAAAAGGAAATAAAGTAGAAATATATGTAAATAATGATCTTAAATATGTTTATCCTTTACAAAAAAATAAAAAGACTTATTTTATCAACACAGATTTAGGAGGAGTTGATGTGGAATTTATAGATATGAAGGTTAGAGTAACCTCTTCTAATTCCCCTTTGAAAATATGTGTTAAACAAGGCTTTATTTCTAAATCAGGACAAACTATAATTGGTATTCCTGACAAACTTCTCCTTAAAATAACAGGAGAATCTGAAGAAGAATTAGACGGAATTGCTAGATAA